In a single window of the Desulfovibrio mangrovi genome:
- a CDS encoding MFS transporter encodes MTTAHTTTSTTPFGKALPWILFITLMFFLNQTSRMLLSPLLVPLQAEFGLSHTATGTLLLFTSMGNAFSIFCSGFLSSRLQHRYVIPLSVGCYGLALISLSHASSPDDLRLGFALCGMAGGLYFPSGLAALGSIVDRKHWGKTISVHELAPNLAFILAPSFAEATLQFTDWRGTLQLMGGIAVTGALLFLLAGRGGRFHGEPPGKSTVPALLKRKDTWLFVLIIGVAIAMEWAPYSILPLFLVNAEGMDRTSANALVALTRIPTPLLALAGGWLTDRIGEERILLITFAGSVVSIMLIAAVHGHWLTPVLFVQAALPALMFPAIFKMFANAFSPTERSLVLSMTMPLVVLIASGGTPAMISLCGDMGSFGLGFIILGLTGLTCLPATRTFARITSQLDS; translated from the coding sequence ATGACTACGGCACACACAACCACATCGACAACTCCCTTCGGCAAAGCGCTGCCGTGGATCCTGTTCATCACGCTGATGTTCTTTCTGAACCAGACCTCGCGCATGCTGCTGTCTCCCCTTCTGGTTCCCCTGCAGGCAGAATTCGGGCTTTCACATACGGCAACGGGCACCCTGCTGCTGTTCACATCCATGGGAAACGCTTTCAGCATCTTCTGCAGCGGCTTTCTTTCAAGCAGACTTCAGCACAGATATGTCATTCCACTTTCCGTGGGCTGCTACGGCCTTGCCCTGATTTCGCTCTCCCATGCCAGTTCGCCGGATGACCTGCGACTCGGATTTGCGTTGTGCGGCATGGCAGGCGGTCTCTACTTCCCTTCAGGCCTGGCGGCGCTCGGCTCCATTGTGGACCGTAAGCACTGGGGAAAAACCATTTCAGTTCATGAGCTAGCCCCGAACCTCGCCTTCATTCTTGCTCCCTCCTTTGCCGAAGCCACCCTGCAGTTCACGGACTGGCGCGGCACATTGCAGCTTATGGGAGGCATTGCCGTAACCGGAGCCCTGCTGTTTCTGCTTGCAGGCAGAGGCGGACGCTTCCATGGGGAACCGCCCGGAAAAAGTACCGTTCCGGCCCTGCTGAAACGCAAGGATACGTGGCTGTTCGTTCTGATCATCGGCGTGGCCATTGCCATGGAATGGGCCCCGTACAGCATCCTGCCGCTGTTTCTGGTCAATGCGGAAGGTATGGACAGAACCTCTGCTAATGCCCTTGTGGCGCTCACGCGCATCCCTACGCCACTTCTGGCGCTTGCAGGCGGCTGGCTCACGGACAGGATAGGAGAAGAGCGCATATTGCTGATTACATTTGCAGGCAGTGTGGTGAGCATCATGCTTATTGCCGCCGTGCACGGACATTGGCTTACGCCGGTCCTTTTCGTGCAGGCTGCCCTGCCTGCCCTGATGTTTCCAGCCATTTTCAAGATGTTCGCCAATGCCTTCTCTCCGACTGAGCGGTCATTGGTGTTGTCCATGACCATGCCGCTGGTAGTGCTGATAGCATCCGGCGGAACTCCGGCCATGATCAGCCTCTGCGGCGATATGGGCAGCTTCGGATTGGGCTTCATCATACTGGGGCTGACGGGCCTAACCTGTCTTCCGGCCACCAGAACATTCGCCAGAATCACCTCGCAGCTTGACAGCTAA
- a CDS encoding phosphotransacetylase family protein — translation MAAGIYIGSTAGYSGKNMVVMGIGLRLQKEGLNVGYMKPVGAMPEERDGILGDEDAYFVQDILGQDAPANVVTPVVVTQDFKVRAFSGQCDDLMPSIVNGYNTLQQGKDVMVVAGSGSMYSGRYCNVDGIRVVRELNLQAVVIDRLQKELNYDYLVVLKDTLGDNMAGVVLNDIPPNFMNEVDGLIRPFLEKNGVKVLGVIPKDPLMGAIKVGDLAERLGGKVISAQNKSDKVVENFLIGTMQVENFMTHFRKNKNSAIIVGGDRSDVQLVALEGNCPCLVLTGNLYPNDIILTRSEVLNIPIVVVRDDTYTVAKKMEIILSRHKLRDVIKIRQGAQLVSSAIDFSYLKERMGL, via the coding sequence ATGGCTGCCGGTATCTACATTGGATCGACTGCCGGTTATTCCGGCAAGAACATGGTCGTCATGGGCATCGGGCTTCGCCTGCAGAAGGAAGGCCTCAACGTGGGCTACATGAAGCCCGTTGGTGCCATGCCCGAAGAACGTGACGGCATTCTCGGCGACGAGGACGCTTACTTCGTACAGGATATTCTGGGGCAGGACGCGCCTGCCAACGTGGTCACCCCTGTAGTGGTGACGCAGGACTTCAAGGTTCGCGCCTTCAGCGGACAGTGCGACGACCTCATGCCCTCCATCGTCAACGGCTACAACACGCTGCAGCAGGGCAAGGACGTCATGGTCGTGGCGGGCTCCGGCAGCATGTACTCCGGCCGTTACTGCAACGTTGACGGCATCCGTGTCGTGCGGGAACTGAACCTTCAGGCAGTGGTCATCGACCGTCTGCAGAAGGAACTCAACTACGACTACCTCGTCGTTCTCAAGGACACACTGGGCGACAATATGGCCGGCGTGGTCCTCAACGACATTCCCCCGAACTTCATGAATGAAGTGGACGGCCTCATCCGCCCATTCCTTGAAAAGAACGGCGTGAAGGTGCTGGGCGTCATTCCCAAGGATCCCCTCATGGGAGCCATCAAGGTTGGCGATCTGGCCGAGCGTCTGGGCGGAAAGGTCATCTCTGCGCAGAACAAGTCCGACAAGGTGGTGGAAAACTTCCTCATCGGCACCATGCAGGTGGAAAACTTCATGACCCACTTCCGCAAGAACAAGAACTCCGCCATCATCGTCGGCGGCGACCGTTCTGACGTTCAGCTTGTGGCGCTTGAAGGCAACTGCCCCTGTCTTGTGCTCACCGGCAACCTCTACCCCAACGACATCATTCTCACCCGTTCGGAAGTGCTCAACATTCCGATCGTTGTGGTGCGCGACGACACGTACACCGTCGCCAAGAAGATGGAGATTATCCTCTCCCGCCACAAGCTGCGGGACGTCATCAAGATTCGTCAGGGCGCCCAGCTGGTCAGCTCGGCCATCGACTTCAGCTATCTGAAGGAACGCATGGGTCTGTAG
- the acs gene encoding acetate--CoA ligase alpha subunit, protein MTYHTNIPALFNPESVAIIGASATTGKIGNVVLANLLEAGFGGKIYPVNPKSETILGCRVVRNIRDLPDSVDLAVICIPPAEVAGAVEELGMKGVKAVVVITAGFKEIGGSGWYLEENVKKLANQYGMALLGPNCLGLINTGANLNTTFAVGQPAKGNIAFFSQSGALCVSILDWAKDRNLGFSKFISIGNKAILDESDILAFLAEDPDTKVIIGYVEGVESGQRFLKVAQNVTREKPVIMIKSGKTGAGAKAASSHTGAMAGADQAYEAAFSQTGIMRVNALRDLFNFAQAFSHLPLPAGPNVAVVTNSGGPGILSADAIELSRLFMAPLSVKTVDALKAILPPFAAFYNPVDVIGDAKADRFSGAIDIVLQDELIHSLLVLVSPTARTGVSDVAKAIVEVVSKHSKPVFACLMGGPAVAEGRDILVRAGIPCYDFPEPAIQAIEAMNNYREWKDQPMPVEVCYRRDIGKAREIIRQALAQGTQEIVEFQAQGLLKAYELPIPETRLCRTSDEAVSAAKQIGYPVVLKIASPQISHKSDVGGVKVNLKTPEEVQAAFLDITSRAQRQRKDAYVMGCLVQGMVARNAKEVIIGFKRDPQFGPMIIFGLGGIYVEVLKDISCRLAPLSLSDAQEMIREIKSFPLLRGVRGEESVNFTAIEDILLIMSQLSLDFPEIHEAEFNPVLVNSTGAWVADVRVILAPEH, encoded by the coding sequence ATGACATATCACACCAACATACCGGCCCTGTTCAACCCCGAAAGCGTCGCCATTATCGGAGCCTCTGCCACAACCGGCAAAATCGGCAACGTGGTTCTGGCGAACCTGCTGGAAGCCGGTTTCGGCGGCAAGATATATCCCGTGAACCCGAAGTCCGAGACTATACTGGGTTGCAGGGTTGTCCGCAACATCCGTGACCTGCCTGATTCCGTTGACCTTGCCGTTATCTGCATCCCACCGGCAGAAGTTGCCGGTGCGGTGGAGGAACTCGGCATGAAAGGCGTCAAGGCCGTAGTAGTCATCACTGCAGGATTCAAGGAAATCGGCGGTAGCGGGTGGTATCTGGAAGAGAATGTCAAAAAGTTGGCAAACCAGTACGGCATGGCCCTTCTTGGTCCCAATTGCCTCGGCCTGATCAACACCGGCGCCAACCTCAACACCACATTTGCCGTAGGACAACCGGCCAAGGGCAATATAGCCTTTTTCTCACAGTCAGGCGCCTTGTGCGTCTCCATTCTGGACTGGGCCAAAGACCGTAATCTGGGCTTCTCAAAATTCATCAGCATAGGCAACAAGGCCATTCTCGATGAGTCTGATATTCTTGCCTTTCTTGCTGAAGATCCTGACACCAAGGTCATCATCGGCTACGTGGAAGGAGTGGAGTCCGGCCAGCGTTTTTTGAAAGTCGCGCAGAACGTAACCCGCGAGAAACCCGTCATCATGATCAAATCCGGCAAGACCGGCGCGGGAGCCAAAGCGGCCTCTTCCCACACGGGGGCCATGGCCGGAGCTGATCAGGCATATGAAGCGGCATTTTCCCAGACCGGCATCATGCGCGTAAACGCCCTGAGGGATCTCTTCAACTTTGCGCAGGCATTTTCTCACCTGCCGCTTCCCGCAGGCCCCAATGTGGCCGTGGTAACCAATTCCGGCGGTCCCGGCATTCTTTCGGCTGACGCCATCGAGCTATCCCGTCTCTTCATGGCGCCGCTCTCCGTTAAAACGGTTGATGCGCTCAAGGCGATACTCCCCCCCTTCGCAGCCTTCTACAACCCCGTGGACGTGATAGGCGACGCCAAGGCAGACCGCTTCTCCGGCGCCATAGACATTGTTCTGCAAGACGAACTGATCCACTCCCTGCTTGTGCTGGTTTCCCCCACGGCACGAACAGGTGTGTCCGATGTCGCCAAGGCAATTGTTGAAGTGGTGTCCAAGCACAGCAAACCGGTATTTGCCTGCCTCATGGGAGGCCCCGCCGTAGCGGAAGGCCGGGATATACTCGTCCGTGCCGGCATTCCCTGCTACGATTTTCCGGAACCTGCGATTCAGGCCATAGAAGCCATGAATAACTATCGGGAATGGAAGGACCAGCCCATGCCGGTGGAGGTCTGCTACAGGCGCGATATCGGCAAGGCGCGGGAGATCATTCGGCAGGCATTGGCGCAGGGTACGCAGGAAATTGTGGAGTTTCAGGCTCAGGGCCTTCTCAAAGCATATGAACTGCCGATTCCGGAAACAAGGCTTTGCCGCACCAGCGATGAAGCCGTCAGCGCAGCCAAGCAGATAGGCTACCCTGTGGTTCTCAAAATCGCCTCTCCCCAGATATCCCATAAAAGTGACGTGGGCGGGGTAAAGGTCAACCTGAAAACGCCTGAAGAGGTACAGGCCGCCTTTCTGGACATCACCTCCAGAGCGCAGCGGCAACGCAAGGACGCCTATGTCATGGGCTGCCTTGTGCAGGGAATGGTTGCCCGCAATGCCAAGGAAGTCATCATCGGTTTCAAACGCGACCCCCAGTTCGGCCCCATGATCATCTTCGGCCTTGGCGGCATCTATGTGGAAGTGCTCAAGGACATATCGTGCAGGCTTGCTCCACTCTCGCTGAGTGATGCGCAGGAAATGATACGTGAAATCAAATCGTTTCCTCTATTGCGGGGAGTGCGGGGTGAAGAATCCGTCAATTTCACGGCCATTGAAGACATTCTTTTGATCATGTCGCAGTTATCACTTGATTTTCCGGAGATTCATGAGGCAGAATTCAATCCCGTCCTTGTCAATAGTACAGGAGCATGGGTCGCGGATGTGCGCGTGATTCTCGCCCCGGAGCACTGA